A window of Candidatus Palauibacter scopulicola genomic DNA:
ATCGACCTTCGGCAACATGATCTCGATCGAGGAATCGCCCCTCGATCCGATGGTGGTCTACGTCGGCACGGACGACGGCAACCTGCAGGTCACGCGGGACGGCGGCGCGACGTGGACGAACACGGGGCCGAACATGCCGGGCGTGCCCGACCAGCTCTACATGACGCGGATCGTCGCCTCGCACGCCGACCCCGGCACCGTGTGGGTGGCGGGGGACAACCACCGCAACAACGACATGGCCCCGTATCTGTACGTGTCGAACGACTACGGCGAGTCGTGGCGGGCCGTCAGGGACGGGATCCCGGACGGGTGGTCGCTGAACGCGCTCAAGCAGCACCCTCGCGCCGCGAACCTCCTCTTCGCCGGCAACGAGATCGGGACCTACTTCTCGATCGACGCGGGCAACTCGTGGCACCCGCTGCTGCGGAACATGCCGCCGGCGCCTGTGGACGACATCCAGATCCAGGAGCGCGAGAACGACCTCGTGATCGGCACGCACGGGCGCGGGATCTGGATCATGGAGGACGTCACGCCGCTCGAGGAGCTGAGCCAGCAGGTGCTCGCCTCTGAGGTCCACCTCTTCTCGACGCAGTCGGCGGTCGCCTACAACCCTTACACGCCGCAGGGCTGGACGCCGGGCGTGTGGGAGGCGGACAACCCGCCGCAGGGCGCCCGCATCCGCTACTGGCTGGGCAGCGACCTGCCGGATGCCCCGACGGCCGACGAGGAAGGCGGCGACAGCGGCGAGCGGATCGTCACCAGCGGTCCCTCGGCCAACGGCGACGCCGCGATGCCCGCGGTCGCGATGGCGGGCAACGCGACGATCACGATCCTCGACTCCGACGGCTCCGTCATCCGCGAACTCGAAGGCGGCGGCGACCGCGGCCTCAACGAGGTGATCTGGGATCTGCGTTACGAGCCCCCACCGGCGCCTCCGGGCGGGGGCGGGTTCTTCTTCCGCGCCGGCGCCACGGCGCCCAAGGTCCTCCCGGGGACGTACACGGCCCGGCTGGACGCGGCGGGACAGACGCTCGAGACGGCGGTCACGGTGCGGCTCGACCCGCGCGTGAACATCAGCCAGGGCGACCTCATGGCGCGACAGGAGGCACTCATGAGCGCCTACGCGCTCGCGAAGCCGACGAACGAGGGGCTGCAGGCCGCGGCCCGGCTGCGCGGCCACCTGTCCGACGTCGAGGCGCAGCTCGAGGGCCACGACGTGGCCGAGTCGCTGACGGCGGAAGTCGAGGCCATCGGCGAGGAGCTGGACGAGATCGGCGAGGAGCTGGGACGGGCGCGCGGCGGGGCCGGCGTGTCCGGCTCCTTGTCCGGCTACCACACGGCGCCGACGGCGGACATGCTCTACCAGCTTGAGCGCGGCTGGGAGGCGATGCCCGGCGCCATCGACCGTCTGAACGCCCTCATCGAGGACCGCATGCCGGCACTCTTCTCGGCCGTGCAGGCGGCCGGGGTCGGCCCCGACCTCGGCGATCCGGTACAGGTCCCGGTGCCGCCGATGCGCTGACGAAGCTCACGGACCGTAAGAGTCGGGAGTTGACCCGGCTCCAGTCCGAGCCGCCCGCCGCGAGCCCGGAAGATCGGGCGCGCCGGCGGGCGGCGGCGCTTCGAGGCCGACGTGCTTTGTCTTCCCGGGCACGCCGTCGCCATAATGGGCGCCGAAACTCCGCACACGATCTGCGTAAGGAGAGTCCGCACATGTCGTTCTTCGCCCCCCACCGGGTGGCCCGGGCTTCGGCCTGCGGCCTTCTGCCCGCCGCCGCGACCGTCCTCGGCGTGCTGGCCGCGCGACCGGCCCTCGCGCAGGAGCTGACGTCCCCGGAGGCTTTCTTCGGGCATGAGATCGGCGCTGACTACGAACTGCCGGACTACGGCGACCTCTCCCGCTACTGGGAGACGCTGGCCGCCGAGTCCCCGCGCATGACGCTGCAGTCGATCGGGACGACGGCCGAGGGCCGCGACCAGCTCATGGCGATCGTCACCTCGCCCGAGAACCACGCGAACCTCGACGAATACCGGGAGATCTCCGCCCGCCTCGCGCTCGCCAGGGGCGTGACCGAGGAGGAAGCGCGAGCACTCGCCCGCCGCGGCAAGGCCATCGTGTGGATCGATGGCGGCCTCCACGCCACGGAGGTCCTGGGCGCGCAGCAGCTCATGGAGACGCTGTGGCAGTTCGTGAGCGGGACCGACGACGAGACGATGCGGATCCTCGACGACGTCATCATCCTCTTCGTCCACGCGAACCCCGACGGGATGGACCTCGTCTCGAACTGGTACACGCGGGTCGCGGAGAAGACGGAGCGCTCCACGCGCGGGATTCCCGTCCTCTACCAGAAGTATGTGGGGCACGACAACAACCGGGACTTCTACACGTCCTTCCAGCCGGAATCCGAGAACATGAACCGGCAGATGTACCGGACGTGGTATCCGCAGATCGTCTACAACCACCACCAGACGGGACCCACCGGGACCGTGCTGTTCGCGCCCCCGTTCCGCGATCCGTTCAACTACAACATCGACCCGATGGTCATCACGGGGATCGATCTCGTCGGGTCCGCCATGCACTCGCGCTTCACGGAGGAGGGGAAGCCCGGTGCGACGCGGCGGCGCGGGGCGAACTACTCGACGTGGTGGAACGGAGGCCTGCGCACGACGCCCTACTTCAAGAACATGATCGGGCTCCTCACGGAAACGATCGGGCACCCGACCCCGATGGAAATCCCGCTGATTCTCGAGCGGGTGCTGCCCAACGACAATCTGCCCGCCCCGATCGAGCCGCAGCCGTGGCACTTCCGCCAGTCGGTCGACTATTCGGTGACCGCGAACAAGGCGGTGCTCGACGTCGCCTCCCGCTACCGCGAGACGTTCCTGTACCGCATCTGGCGCATGGGGATGAACTCGATCGAACGCGGCAGCAAGGACAGCTGGACGATTCTTCCGAGGCGCGTGGAGTGGCTGCGCGAGGAGATGCGGGCCGGAGCGGCGGAGACCGACTTCGCGCGCAACGTCGGCGGCTTCGGCGGCAGCCTCGGCACGCGCGCGGAATACGACAAGCTGCTCGAGCCCGATCTGCGCGATCCCCGGGGGTACATCCTCCCGTCCGACCAGGCCGACTTCCCGACCGCGACGAAGTTTGTCAACGCGCTCCTTGAGGGCGGCGTGATCGTGGAGCGGGCGACATCCGACTTCGGCGTCGAAGGGAAGGAGTATCCCGCGGGCTCCTACGTGGTGCGGGCCGCGCAGGCCTTCCGGCCGCACGTCCTCGACATGTTCGAGCCGCAGGACCACCCGGACGACTTCCTCTTTCCCGGGGCATCTCCAACGCCGCCGTACGACAACGCCGGGTGGACGCTGGCGATCCAGATGGGGGTGGAGTTCGACCGCATCCTGGAGGGCTTCGACGGGCCGTTCGAGGAAATCAGTGAGTGGAACGCGAGCCCCATGCCGGGAATGGTCGCGGACGCGGACGGGGCGGACGGTTTCCTGTTCGGTCACGAGGCGAACGACGCCTTCACGGCCATCAACCGGCTGCAGGCCTCGGGACACGAGGTGTATTGGCTCACCGCCCCGCTGCGGGAGGGCGGGCGGATGCACCCGGTCGGCACGTTCTACGTGAAAAACCGCCGCGGAACGGCCGACGCGGTCGCGTCGCTGGCGGCCGAACTGGGGATCGACTTCCGGGGTCTGGCGAACGATCCGGACGTGGACGCACTGCGTCTGCGGGCGCCCCGCGTCGCGCTCTGGGACACGTACGGGGGCTCCATGCCGTCGGGCTGGATCCGCTGGGTCCTCGAGCAGTTCGAGTACGCGGATTTCGAACTCGTCTTCCCGCAGCGGCTCGACGCGGGAGCGCTGAGCGACGACTACGACGTCATCATCTTCCCGCAGGGCGCCATCGGCTCGCGGTTCCAGTTCGGCGGGGGCGGCGCGCCGGCTCCGGAGACGATTCCCGAGGAGTACCGTGACCGGCTCGGCCGGGTCACCTCCGATGCGACGACGCCGGCGCTGATCGAGTTCCTCGAGGACGGCGGTTCGATCGTCACCATCGGCGGCTCGACGGCCCTCGGAAATGAGCTCGGGCTTCCGCTGGAGGACCACCTGATCAAGGACGGCGAGCCGCTGGGCCGGGAGGAGTACTACGTGCCCGGGTCGATTCTGGAGGTCACGGTGGACAACTCGCGGCTCGTCGCCACGGGAGTTCCGTCGACGCTCCGGGTGTCGTTCAACAACAGCCCCGTGTTCGGCGCCTCGGCGCTGGCGGCCAGGAACGACGGGGCGAGCGGGGTGACGCCGCTCGCCTGGTTCGACACTGACACGCCGCTCGTCAGCGGTTGGGCGTGGGGTCAGGAGCACCTGCAGGGCGGCGTGACGATGGCGGAAGCGAAGGTGGGCAACGGGCACCTGTACCTGTTCGGCCCGCTCATCACGCGGCGCGCGCAGCCGCACGGCACCTTCAAGTTCCTGTTCAACGCGATCGCCCTCTCGACGGCGGAGCCCGCACGGCCGTAAGCGCGGCTGGACCCGACGGAAGGGGCCGCATGAGCGGCGAGCCGCCGGCCCTTTCCGTCATCCTGAGCACGTACAATGCGCCGGACGAACTGGAACGCACGCTCTGGGGCTATTCGGTACAGACGTGCCCCGGGTTCGACGTGGTCGTCGCTGACGACGGCTCGGGGCCGGAGACACGCGACCGGATCGAGCATCTGCGGATCTCCACCGGCCTCGCGATCTCCCACGTGTGGCAGGAGGACGACGGTTTCAGAAAGTGCCGGATCCTGAACCGCGCGATCGTCGAGGCCCGTGGGGACTATCTCATCCTCAGCGACGGCGACTGCATCCCCCGGAACGACTTCGTGGATGCCCACGCCCGGCTCGCCGAGCCCGGGTGCTTCGTTTCGGGCGGGAGAGTCCGCCTCTCAAGCGCGGCAGGGTCCCGGATCGAGAGAGACGATGTGCTCGGCGGTTCGCTGTTCGAGCCGCCGTGGCTCGATGAGATGGGAGCGCTGAGCCGGAGGCGGGACCGGGGAAAGCTCATCCGCTCCCCGCTCCGCGCGGAGTGGCTCGATCGTCTGACCACTACGCGCGCCACGTGGAACGGTCACAACGCATCGGCCTGGAAGACAGACCTCCTGCGCGTGAACGGCTTCGACGAGCGCATGACGTATCCCGTCGAGGACCGCGAACTCGGCGAGCGTCTCCGCAACGCCGGGATTCGCCCCATCCAGGCTCGGCACCGGGCGGTGTGCGCGCACGTCGAGCACGCCCGGCCCTGGCTCGATCCCGAAGCGCAGGCGACGAACGAAAGGTTGCGCGCCGAAACCCGCGGCGGGCGCGACTGGACGGAACACGGGATTCGGAAGGGTCCGCGACCGCGGGGTTTTCCCACGGGCTGCTAGCCGTCGATTCCCCGTTCGGCGCGGATCGTGTCGGAGCGGAGCCGACGTTCGAAGCGTTCCCGGCTGGCGGGGTCAGGGGGGCGCGACTTGTGCCAGAGGTGCAGCACCGGGACGGCGTACCGTCCCTCCTTTCGTCGCACCCCGTTCCGGATGAGGCGGACGACGAGATCGTTGTCCTCGAACCCCCACCCCTCGAAGCCTTCGTCGAACCCGTTCACCGCCAGGAAATCCGAACGCCACAGGGCGAGATTGCATCCCTTGACCCCGTGCCATCGCCGCGGCGTCATGCGGCGCAGAGGTCCCAGCGGCACGCGCAGCAGCGGCGTAAACCGGTCCGCGCGTCCACGGAGCCACTCGGCGAGCCAGCGGATGGCGCCCCGGCGCTCGATTCCGGGCCCCTGCTCGATCGCGGTCCGCGAGAGCCCCGGGTCGAGCCTCACCCGGCTGCCATGGACGAAATGCCCCGGCTCGGCGAGCCCCGCGTGTCTTTCGACATAGTCCGGCCGCACGAGGCAGTCGCCGTCGAGAAAGATGAGGTACGGCTGTCCGGTCGCCGCGGCCGCGCGGTTCCGGATCGCGGCCAGTCGATACCCGCGGTCCTCCTGCCGGACGTGCCGCAGGTCGAGGCCCGATGTCTTCGCGTGCCCCGCAACGAGTTCGCGCGTGTCCGGGCCGGAACCGTCGTCCGCCACGACGACCTCGAAGGCGCGGTACGTCTGTTCGGCGAGACTTCGCAGGACCGCGTCGAGGGCGTCGGGCCGCTCGTAGGTCGAGACGATGACCGCGATGCCGGGGCCGCCGCGCGCCTTCACAGCGGGTATCCCGCGCGCTCCATGACGGGGCCGAACGCGGCTTCGATCCGGGCCGCGTCCGCGGGGTCCATCTCCTCCTTCCAGCCCTCCGCCTGTCCCCGGCGAACGAACCGCCCCTCGCCGCGGGCGCGCCCGGCGTAGGCCTCCGCGCCGTGGCGCCGCTCCAGGTCCCGCATGGCGCCGAACGACCCGCGCGCCGCCGCCCGGGAAAGCCGCTCGGACGTTCCCGCGGGAACGTCTCGCGCGGGAACTTCTCCCGCAGGAAACGCTCCGATGAAATCCGCCACGCGGCGGAGGGCCGCCTCGCGGTGGGCGACGAGATCCTCGTAGCGCACGATGCAGACCCTCTCGCCGTTCCCCGCGCGTTGGAGCGCGGCCGCGACCTGCCGGTCCCATCGCACGAGGTGCCGGTGCCAGGCGTCGAACGGGGCGCCGCCGGAAAGGTAGCCATCCACGAACCGTGAGAGCGTCATGTCACGGTCGTCGAACATCGTCGTGAACATGTGCCAGAAGGAGACGAGGACCGCCCGCGGGTCGCGCACGAGATGGAGGGTGCCGGGATAGCGTTGCGGATAGCGGGGATACTCGTTCCGGAACACTCTCGGGTCCGGGAGGTGGTCCCAGGCGGCGATCTCGTGGTCGCGGCCGTGCACGAACGGCACGTAGTCGCCGACGTTGTACAGGTTCACGTCGCGCTCTCGATCGTCCGACAGGAACACGGCCAGCATGTAGGCGAGCCAGGTGTTCCCCGACTTCGGGTGTCCCACGAGAAACACATCCGTGGGCCGCAGAGACCGGAGGAACCGGGGCTCCCGCAGCCGGTTCCGAAATCCATCACGCAGCCGGTAGTAGCCGATCCGCCGCTTGCCGCGACCGAACCATCGCTTGAAGGCCGGGATCGGGCGCCGCCGGACCCGGGGCGGGTCGAGCCGCGGCGGCAGGTTCACCGGGACCACGGGACCTGCCGCCCGATGAGTTCCGAGACTTCGTCCGCGTCGAACGCGTACTCCCGCTCGAGGTGGTCGCGCACCCAGTCCGGCATGGGGACCGGAGCCGCCGCGTTCACCGGCTTCCTCAACGCCGCCGTGTCCCCCACCACGACCTCTGCCTCGAGGAATCCCAGGAGGTCGCGCATCAGGTCTTCGGGCCGCTCCCGGATCTCGTCCAGGAAGCCGAAGAAGAAATGCTCGCGCGGAAAGTGCGCGAGCCACGCGCGAAGGCAGGTCGGGTAGTCGCTGCGCCGCCGGACCGGGTCGCTGTCGAAGTAGGAGATGAGTTCCTCGCGGCTCACGGATTCCAACGGCTTGCCGCGCCACCTGGGAAACCCGTTCCGCGCCTGCGACCAGGCGCGCTCGATCGGGTCGCGCATCATGAAGATGAGTCTTGCGTCGGGCATCCAATCCGCAACGCGGCGGATGACCTCCGGCTCAAGAATCGCGTAGGCAGGCGTGATCTCGCCCCGGATCCGGCCGCCACTCCGGCCGCCTCCCCTGGCGTCCCCCCGGCCGCCTCCTCTGGCGCGGACGAAGCGGGCAAGGTAGCGGAGCCGATCGATTCGATCCCGCACGGATCCGCTCGGGGCCGGCGCCCCGAGCTTGCGGTCGAAGAAGTGGATCTCCTTGCGGTCCATCCGAATCTGCGGATGGCTCGAGAGCTGCGCCGCCACCCAACTCGTGCCCGCGCGCGTGGCGCCGATCCCCAGGAAACGAGGCATCCAGCGCGACAGGGTGCGCCTGTGCGCCGGACGCCTGTCAGCCAGACGCTCGTCGGCCGGACGCTCGTCGCCAGGATGCCGGCTGCGCGGGGATCTGCCTGACCGCGCCCCGCCCGATTCGCGTCGCCCCGCCGCATCGACCTGCTCATCGAGTAGGGTCGCCGGCAGGCGATGGACCGCGCCCATGTCGGCGTCGCCCGCTTCCCCGCCGCGCAGCCGCTGGAACGTCGCCCATTCGCGTCGCTTGCGGGGCGAGGGAAACTCCGTCGTCGACCAGTGATCGAACTCCTCCTCGTACAGGAACTTCAACTCATGGAAGCAGACGGGCGCGAAGTGGTGCGTACGCAGCCAGCGGGGTCGGATGAGCTGCTCCCAGTGTTCTCGCTTGTGGAACCTGGCGGCGTAACCGCAGGGGGCGATCCGCACCTCCCGGTTCACCTCCCCGCGAGGGGCCAGAAAGGACCCCTCGGACGTCCGGTACACCGTCTGTCCGGCAAGCGACCACGCGGCCGGCCACCCGCGTCCGAGCCCGGACAGCAGGTCGGTGACGGCGTCCCGCCGCTCGCGGGCAAGCACCATGTCCGCGTCCCATTTGCAGGCGTAACGCCGGGTGCAGCGGGACAGCGCCCAGTTCGTGAAGTAGACGAGAGAGTGCAACGAGTCGGCCGGGGTCTCGTCGTGCTCCGGTCCGAACCGCGCCACGCGGAAGGGATACGAGTGAAGCCGAATCCTGCTTCCATCCGTGGCGGACTCGCGCAGGCGC
This region includes:
- a CDS encoding M14 family metallopeptidase, translated to MSFFAPHRVARASACGLLPAAATVLGVLAARPALAQELTSPEAFFGHEIGADYELPDYGDLSRYWETLAAESPRMTLQSIGTTAEGRDQLMAIVTSPENHANLDEYREISARLALARGVTEEEARALARRGKAIVWIDGGLHATEVLGAQQLMETLWQFVSGTDDETMRILDDVIILFVHANPDGMDLVSNWYTRVAEKTERSTRGIPVLYQKYVGHDNNRDFYTSFQPESENMNRQMYRTWYPQIVYNHHQTGPTGTVLFAPPFRDPFNYNIDPMVITGIDLVGSAMHSRFTEEGKPGATRRRGANYSTWWNGGLRTTPYFKNMIGLLTETIGHPTPMEIPLILERVLPNDNLPAPIEPQPWHFRQSVDYSVTANKAVLDVASRYRETFLYRIWRMGMNSIERGSKDSWTILPRRVEWLREEMRAGAAETDFARNVGGFGGSLGTRAEYDKLLEPDLRDPRGYILPSDQADFPTATKFVNALLEGGVIVERATSDFGVEGKEYPAGSYVVRAAQAFRPHVLDMFEPQDHPDDFLFPGASPTPPYDNAGWTLAIQMGVEFDRILEGFDGPFEEISEWNASPMPGMVADADGADGFLFGHEANDAFTAINRLQASGHEVYWLTAPLREGGRMHPVGTFYVKNRRGTADAVASLAAELGIDFRGLANDPDVDALRLRAPRVALWDTYGGSMPSGWIRWVLEQFEYADFELVFPQRLDAGALSDDYDVIIFPQGAIGSRFQFGGGGAPAPETIPEEYRDRLGRVTSDATTPALIEFLEDGGSIVTIGGSTALGNELGLPLEDHLIKDGEPLGREEYYVPGSILEVTVDNSRLVATGVPSTLRVSFNNSPVFGASALAARNDGASGVTPLAWFDTDTPLVSGWAWGQEHLQGGVTMAEAKVGNGHLYLFGPLITRRAQPHGTFKFLFNAIALSTAEPARP
- a CDS encoding glycosyltransferase family 2 protein — protein: MSGEPPALSVILSTYNAPDELERTLWGYSVQTCPGFDVVVADDGSGPETRDRIEHLRISTGLAISHVWQEDDGFRKCRILNRAIVEARGDYLILSDGDCIPRNDFVDAHARLAEPGCFVSGGRVRLSSAAGSRIERDDVLGGSLFEPPWLDEMGALSRRRDRGKLIRSPLRAEWLDRLTTTRATWNGHNASAWKTDLLRVNGFDERMTYPVEDRELGERLRNAGIRPIQARHRAVCAHVEHARPWLDPEAQATNERLRAETRGGRDWTEHGIRKGPRPRGFPTGC
- a CDS encoding glycosyltransferase translates to MKARGGPGIAVIVSTYERPDALDAVLRSLAEQTYRAFEVVVADDGSGPDTRELVAGHAKTSGLDLRHVRQEDRGYRLAAIRNRAAAATGQPYLIFLDGDCLVRPDYVERHAGLAEPGHFVHGSRVRLDPGLSRTAIEQGPGIERRGAIRWLAEWLRGRADRFTPLLRVPLGPLRRMTPRRWHGVKGCNLALWRSDFLAVNGFDEGFEGWGFEDNDLVVRLIRNGVRRKEGRYAVPVLHLWHKSRPPDPASRERFERRLRSDTIRAERGIDG
- a CDS encoding sulfotransferase domain-containing protein — translated: MNLPPRLDPPRVRRRPIPAFKRWFGRGKRRIGYYRLRDGFRNRLREPRFLRSLRPTDVFLVGHPKSGNTWLAYMLAVFLSDDRERDVNLYNVGDYVPFVHGRDHEIAAWDHLPDPRVFRNEYPRYPQRYPGTLHLVRDPRAVLVSFWHMFTTMFDDRDMTLSRFVDGYLSGGAPFDAWHRHLVRWDRQVAAALQRAGNGERVCIVRYEDLVAHREAALRRVADFIGAFPAGEVPARDVPAGTSERLSRAAARGSFGAMRDLERRHGAEAYAGRARGEGRFVRRGQAEGWKEEMDPADAARIEAAFGPVMERAGYPL
- a CDS encoding glycosyltransferase, with the translated sequence MEFRNREGNEAYAFSLPRRNRAPGTSAFVRAKDEASKIEYCLRSILPVFDEIHVIDNGSRDDTAEIVRRLRESATDGSRIRLHSYPFRVARFGPEHDETPADSLHSLVYFTNWALSRCTRRYACKWDADMVLARERRDAVTDLLSGLGRGWPAAWSLAGQTVYRTSEGSFLAPRGEVNREVRIAPCGYAARFHKREHWEQLIRPRWLRTHHFAPVCFHELKFLYEEEFDHWSTTEFPSPRKRREWATFQRLRGGEAGDADMGAVHRLPATLLDEQVDAAGRRESGGARSGRSPRSRHPGDERPADERLADRRPAHRRTLSRWMPRFLGIGATRAGTSWVAAQLSSHPQIRMDRKEIHFFDRKLGAPAPSGSVRDRIDRLRYLARFVRARGGGRGDARGGGRSGGRIRGEITPAYAILEPEVIRRVADWMPDARLIFMMRDPIERAWSQARNGFPRWRGKPLESVSREELISYFDSDPVRRRSDYPTCLRAWLAHFPREHFFFGFLDEIRERPEDLMRDLLGFLEAEVVVGDTAALRKPVNAAAPVPMPDWVRDHLEREYAFDADEVSELIGRQVPWSR